The nucleotide sequence AAACTAATCATTGCTGCAATCAAACCATTCAAGCTCGAAGAGGTCCGCGAAGCGCTGACCTCCATCGGCGTGCGCGGGATGATGGTCACCGAGATCAAGGGCTTCGGCTCTCAGTCCGGTCATACCGAAATCTACCGCGGTGCCGAATACGCCGTGAATTTCGTGCCGAAAGTGAAGCTCGAAATCGTGGTCGCCGCCGCCATGGCCGACCAAGTGGTCGAGACCATCACCACCACGGCCAAGACCGACAAGATCGGCGACGGCAAAATCTTCGTGCTCGACGTGAGCCAAGCGGTGCGCGTGCGGACCGGCGAAACCAATGACGAGGCGCTTTGAGCGCGCAAGATGGGAACGAGTAAAATGAACATCAAAACACTTCTCACCGCCGCCTCTGTCGCAGCCCTGCTGCCGACACTAGGCTTCGCGCAGGAGGCGGACACCACGCCGACCAACGCGGATATCGGCTTTATCTTCACCACCTTCATGTTCCTGGTCGCGGGCTTTCTGGTCTTCTGGATGGCGGCGGGCTTCTCCATGCTGGAAGCCGGTCTGGTGCGGTCCAAGAACGTCACCATGCAGCTGACCAAGAACATGGGCCTGTTTTCCTTGGCCTCCATCTTCTATTACCTGATCGGCTACAACCTGATGTACCCCGGCGACGGCTGGACTATGGAAGGCATCATCGGGGCCTTCGCACCTGCAGCGATGGAACCCGTTGGCCTTGAGGGCGCGGAGCCCGATCTGACCTACGCCTCCGTCGGGTCGGACTTCTTCTTCCAGCTGATGTTCTGCGCCGCGACCGCGTCCATCGTGTCGGGTGCCGTGGCCGAGCGTATCAAGCTGTGGCCGTTCCTGATCTTCACGGTCGTGCTGACTTCCGTCATCTACCCGATCCAGGCGTCCTGGAAATGGGGCGGCGGCTTCCTGGACGGCATGGGCTTCCTCGACTTTGCGGGCTCCACCGTGGTGCACTCCGTGGGTGGCTGGGCGGCTTTGACCGGCGCGATCATCCTCGGGCCACGGCTGGGCAAGTACAAAGACGGCAAGGTCTTCCCGATGCCGGGTTCCAACCTGACGCTGGCGACTTTGGGTACGTTCATCCTGTGGCTCGGCTGGTTCGGGTTCAACGGGGGCTCGCAGCTGTACATGGATACCGCTGGCAACGTGGCCGACATCTCCCGCATCTTCGCCAACACCAACACGGCGGCGGCTGGCGGGGCCATCACGGCGCTGATCCTGACGCAGGTGCTGTACAAGAAGCCGGACCTCACCATGGTGCTGAACGGCGCGCTGGCCGGTCTGGTCTCCATCACGGCTGAGCCGCTGACCCCGTCGCTGGGCGTGGCCACGCTGATCGGTGCAGTGGGCGGTGTGATCGTGGTCTTCGCGGTGCCGTTCCTCGACAAGCTGAAAATCGACGATGTGGTCGGCGCCATTCCGGTGCACCTGTTCGCCGGTATCTGGGGCACCATCGCGGTGACCTTCACCAACGGCGACGCGTCGCTGGGTGTGCAGCTCTACTCGATCCTGGTGGTTGGGGTGTTCACGGTGGTCGCCTCTGGCCTGCTGTGGTTCATCTTGAAAT is from uncultured Litoreibacter sp. and encodes:
- a CDS encoding P-II family nitrogen regulator yields the protein MKLIIAAIKPFKLEEVREALTSIGVRGMMVTEIKGFGSQSGHTEIYRGAEYAVNFVPKVKLEIVVAAAMADQVVETITTTAKTDKIGDGKIFVLDVSQAVRVRTGETNDEAL
- a CDS encoding ammonium transporter; protein product: MNIKTLLTAASVAALLPTLGFAQEADTTPTNADIGFIFTTFMFLVAGFLVFWMAAGFSMLEAGLVRSKNVTMQLTKNMGLFSLASIFYYLIGYNLMYPGDGWTMEGIIGAFAPAAMEPVGLEGAEPDLTYASVGSDFFFQLMFCAATASIVSGAVAERIKLWPFLIFTVVLTSVIYPIQASWKWGGGFLDGMGFLDFAGSTVVHSVGGWAALTGAIILGPRLGKYKDGKVFPMPGSNLTLATLGTFILWLGWFGFNGGSQLYMDTAGNVADISRIFANTNTAAAGGAITALILTQVLYKKPDLTMVLNGALAGLVSITAEPLTPSLGVATLIGAVGGVIVVFAVPFLDKLKIDDVVGAIPVHLFAGIWGTIAVTFTNGDASLGVQLYSILVVGVFTVVASGLLWFILKSTMGIRVSEEDEINGLDTSELGMEAYPEFSKG